A single genomic interval of Microbulbifer variabilis harbors:
- a CDS encoding S1 family peptidase: protein MIRTIQYLFLSFQLVLTPVVIAITIRDDVSDSRYRIDASELPALVDLPGEGHGVLISPEWIATAAHAVTWQHCIEEVTIKGTSRRIDKLVIHPGYKKIPQRMIDEALETGDASEIEALLATSDDIALIKLSQPIIGVNPVGIYRESDEQGKIVKLIGKGATGTADLGHDPKGPNRTELRRAFNIISSTQNRWLGYDFDQAPNALPLEGMSTNGDSGGPVLIEIDGQWLLAGLTSWKHAENVDIRTFRPGTYGQTSYSIRLSHYASWIDAMISNDSSTQQSVKAESDSSSTNQ, encoded by the coding sequence ATGATACGCACAATTCAATATCTTTTTCTTTCCTTCCAATTAGTATTAACACCTGTGGTAATAGCAATAACCATTCGCGATGATGTGAGTGACTCAAGATACCGTATAGATGCCTCTGAACTCCCCGCACTTGTAGATTTACCGGGAGAAGGACACGGTGTACTTATCTCCCCAGAGTGGATTGCTACAGCTGCGCATGCCGTTACTTGGCAACACTGTATTGAAGAGGTCACCATTAAAGGCACTTCCAGAAGGATCGATAAGCTGGTGATACACCCCGGCTACAAGAAAATACCTCAAAGAATGATTGATGAGGCACTAGAAACGGGAGATGCCAGTGAAATTGAAGCATTATTGGCCACATCCGATGATATTGCCTTAATTAAACTCTCTCAGCCTATCATTGGTGTTAATCCGGTAGGAATTTACCGTGAAAGTGATGAGCAAGGAAAAATAGTAAAGCTGATCGGAAAAGGAGCAACGGGTACAGCTGACCTCGGCCATGACCCCAAAGGCCCCAATCGAACAGAACTCCGCAGAGCATTTAACATTATCTCATCAACTCAAAATCGTTGGCTTGGCTATGACTTTGATCAGGCCCCAAATGCGTTGCCACTTGAAGGTATGTCTACAAATGGCGATAGTGGCGGCCCAGTACTAATTGAAATTGATGGCCAGTGGTTACTCGCAGGACTCACATCCTGGAAGCACGCGGAAAACGTTGATATACGAACCTTCCGCCCTGGCACCTATGGCCAGACTTCCTATTCCATTCGCTTAAGTCATTATGCAAGCTGGATTGACGCAATGATTTCTAATGATTCATCTACTCAGCAATCTGTCAAAGCAGAATCTGATAGCTCATCAACTAACCAATAA
- a CDS encoding heavy metal-binding domain-containing protein — translation MIYSTTETVPGYEIKEILGVVTGNVVQSKHIGRDVMAGLKSIVGGEIRGYTEMLSEARNKALQRLIDSAQQKGADAVVGIRFSTSAIMEGSCEMMVFGTAVKLRK, via the coding sequence ATGATCTACTCAACCACTGAAACCGTACCAGGATATGAAATTAAAGAGATACTCGGAGTGGTTACCGGTAACGTTGTTCAATCCAAGCATATTGGTCGTGATGTTATGGCGGGCTTAAAGAGTATCGTTGGCGGTGAGATAAGAGGCTATACAGAAATGCTATCCGAAGCCAGAAATAAGGCCCTTCAACGGTTGATTGATAGTGCCCAGCAGAAAGGAGCCGATGCCGTAGTAGGTATCCGATTTTCAACAAGTGCCATTATGGAAGGGTCTTGTGAAATGATGGTCTTTGGGACTGCCGTCAAACTAAGGAAGTGA
- a CDS encoding alpha/beta fold hydrolase, which produces MQPQQWLSNGKIFDYQNHQLFYVDSNPSCRHKPVLLLIHGFPTSSYDWQKVWTQLTEHYRCIAMDMLGFGYSDKPKQHNYSIHQQADLHEALLQHLNINKVHLLAHDYGDSVAQELLARANNGGTTGYISVCLLNGGLFPETHQARLVQKLLLSPIGSLINKLIRYQQFCRSFSAIFGPETKPSDRELRDLWQILQYKNGNRLLYKLITYMYDRRKHRQRWIDALNLYPGPLLLINGSLDPVSGKHMVDRFRQLIDRAADIIELGKIGHYPHWEAPDHVVSAYLNFVEAEKKEHLMLS; this is translated from the coding sequence ATGCAACCTCAGCAATGGTTATCAAATGGAAAGATATTTGATTATCAAAACCACCAACTCTTCTATGTCGATAGCAACCCAAGCTGTCGACATAAACCAGTACTGCTTTTGATTCACGGTTTTCCAACCAGTAGTTATGACTGGCAAAAGGTATGGACCCAACTGACAGAGCACTATCGCTGTATTGCTATGGATATGCTGGGCTTTGGCTATTCAGACAAACCCAAACAACATAACTACAGTATCCACCAGCAAGCTGATTTACATGAAGCTCTTCTGCAACATTTAAACATCAACAAGGTCCACCTGTTGGCGCATGACTATGGGGATTCCGTAGCACAGGAGTTACTCGCCAGAGCCAACAACGGCGGCACTACAGGGTATATCTCGGTATGCCTGCTGAATGGCGGTCTATTCCCAGAAACTCATCAAGCTCGCCTCGTGCAGAAACTCCTGCTTTCTCCTATTGGCTCTCTAATCAATAAACTAATACGCTACCAGCAGTTTTGCCGCAGCTTCAGTGCCATTTTCGGACCAGAGACAAAACCCTCCGACAGAGAATTGCGAGACTTGTGGCAAATTCTCCAATATAAGAATGGCAACCGGCTCCTCTATAAACTGATCACCTACATGTACGACAGGCGCAAACATCGTCAGCGTTGGATCGACGCGCTAAACCTATACCCTGGCCCCCTACTGCTAATCAATGGCTCATTGGATCCAGTTTCAGGGAAGCATATGGTGGATCGATTTCGTCAATTGATAGATCGGGCAGCAGACATTATTGAGCTGGGAAAGATTGGGCACTATCCGCATTGGGAGGCGCCTGATCATGTGGTAAGTGCGTACTTAAATTTCGTAGAGGCGGAGAAAAAAGAGCATTTAATGCTTTCTTGA